The DNA sequence GCCGACCAGGTACAAAAAGCTCTTTTTGTCGATGATGATACGAACTGAGTTGTCTTCAAAAACCTTGTCATTATCTGCGGTTTTATCATCGAACTTGAGTTCGTATGACAACCCACTGCAACCACCACTTTTCACACCTACGCGCACATAGTCTTTCGTGGCATCAAACCCTTCTTCAGTCATCAATGCCACAACTTTCTGCTTTGCTGTTTCAGAAACTTTGATCATTCTTTTACTAAGATTTATTCTAAATAGCTGTCAAATATACGGTATTAGTAGGGTTTTACCACGTTTTCTTACATTATAATAACGTA is a window from the Muricauda sp. SCSIO 65647 genome containing:
- a CDS encoding HesB/IscA family protein; translation: MIKVSETAKQKVVALMTEEGFDATKDYVRVGVKSGGCSGLSYELKFDDKTADNDKVFEDNSVRIIIDKKSFLYLVGTTLEYSGGLNGKGFVFNNPNAQRTCGCGESFSL